The Lysinibacillus pakistanensis genome includes a window with the following:
- a CDS encoding murein hydrolase activator EnvC family protein, whose translation MKSKAKNSMKTLAVVSALFLFIQTPSAYATSLSDLKDEKKQVETKKNELNSSIKNKTNAITANEDKQQKLLDQIQTLNAEIDKTNSNIKNVLAEVRSTNEEIKALEDSIAELLRKIEERDLLLQDRARAIQAGGSVSYLDVLLGSNSFVDFIDRFSAVNALLDADRQIIRDQKEDKQTLEEQKKALENKRQKLEEKQAELERLKASLDGQKTEKNKLVDQLEKEQEKLKSEKVLLEKEYSEALEISEELQQKIIDEQNRLAEIARQQEAKRKAAAAAAANAGNHGGGGSSTVNAPQSDGTWITPTNGRLTSPYGWRNIGAGPEFHYGVDLANKTGTPIWAAADGVVSYAAPLSTYGNVVIITHSIDGQIYTTVYAHLNSFNVSVGAEVSQGQQIATMGSTGRVTGPHLHFEVHIGAWRGQAVGSVNPLKYIPL comes from the coding sequence GTGAAAAGTAAGGCGAAAAACTCAATGAAAACACTTGCAGTAGTATCTGCACTATTTCTTTTTATCCAAACTCCATCAGCATATGCAACTAGTTTATCGGATTTAAAAGATGAAAAAAAACAAGTGGAAACAAAGAAAAATGAATTAAATTCATCCATTAAAAATAAAACAAATGCTATCACTGCAAATGAAGACAAGCAACAAAAGCTATTAGATCAAATTCAAACGTTGAACGCTGAAATCGACAAAACCAATAGTAATATCAAAAATGTACTTGCAGAAGTGCGCTCTACTAATGAAGAAATAAAAGCATTAGAGGATTCAATAGCAGAGCTTCTACGTAAAATTGAAGAGCGTGATTTATTGTTGCAGGATCGTGCTCGTGCAATCCAAGCGGGCGGCTCTGTTAGCTATTTAGACGTATTATTAGGATCTAATAGCTTCGTAGATTTTATCGATCGATTCTCTGCTGTTAATGCTTTACTAGATGCGGATCGTCAAATTATCCGTGATCAAAAAGAAGACAAGCAAACTTTAGAGGAACAAAAGAAGGCTTTAGAAAATAAACGCCAAAAGCTTGAAGAAAAACAAGCTGAACTTGAACGTTTAAAGGCATCCTTAGATGGACAGAAAACAGAGAAAAATAAATTAGTAGATCAATTAGAAAAAGAGCAGGAAAAGCTCAAATCTGAAAAAGTATTACTAGAAAAAGAATATTCTGAAGCCCTTGAAATTAGTGAGGAATTACAACAAAAAATTATTGATGAACAAAATCGATTAGCGGAAATTGCTCGTCAGCAGGAAGCAAAACGCAAGGCAGCCGCTGCTGCAGCAGCAAATGCAGGCAATCATGGGGGTGGTGGTTCATCAACTGTCAATGCACCACAATCTGATGGTACATGGATTACACCTACTAATGGTCGTTTAACCTCACCATATGGCTGGCGTAATATTGGTGCGGGTCCAGAATTCCACTATGGTGTGGATCTTGCCAATAAGACAGGAACACCCATATGGGCAGCAGCTGATGGTGTTGTATCCTATGCGGCACCACTTAGCACATATGGCAATGTAGTCATTATTACACACTCTATCGATGGCCAAATTTATACGACAGTATATGCACACTTAAATTCCTTCAATGTAAGTGTAGGTGCAGAGGTCTCTCAAGGTCAGCAAATTGCAACAATGGGTAGTACTGGTCGCGTAACAGGACCACATTTACACTTTGAGGTGCACATTGGCGCTTGGCGTGGACAAGCAGTTGGTAGTGTCAATCCATTGAAGTATATTCCGTTGTAA
- a CDS encoding redoxin domain-containing protein, translating to MKKKNIGLLIVILLVVAMVGTYVRQQIDKEREIETASLGKEMEERTIGLKNGDTPPDFTLTSLDGEEVTLSSLRGKKVVLNFWATWCPPCRAEMPHMQSYYEQYAKEDNVEIVAVNLTSAERDVTADAKIDTVMTFRDSFELTFPIVLDPENSAGSDYQIIPIPTTYFIDSNGYIQRAIKGPMDADMLKTYVDALD from the coding sequence ATGAAGAAGAAAAATATAGGGCTACTAATTGTCATATTGTTAGTAGTTGCGATGGTTGGTACATATGTTAGACAGCAAATTGATAAGGAGCGAGAAATTGAAACGGCTTCACTAGGAAAGGAGATGGAGGAGCGAACTATTGGCTTGAAAAATGGAGACACACCACCAGACTTTACACTCACAAGTCTAGATGGAGAAGAGGTAACATTGAGTAGTCTTCGTGGGAAAAAGGTTGTTTTAAATTTTTGGGCGACTTGGTGTCCACCATGTAGGGCTGAAATGCCACATATGCAAAGCTATTACGAACAATATGCCAAAGAAGATAATGTAGAAATTGTAGCTGTCAATTTAACCTCGGCTGAACGTGATGTGACGGCTGATGCTAAAATTGATACAGTAATGACCTTTAGGGATAGCTTCGAATTAACCTTTCCCATTGTTCTTGACCCAGAGAATTCAGCTGGTTCAGATTATCAAATAATACCAATACCTACAACATACTTTATTGATTCTAATGGCTATATTCAACGAGCTATAAAAGGCCCCATGGATGCTGATATGTTAAAAACTTATGTGGATGCATTAGACTAA
- a CDS encoding S41 family peptidase, whose product MRKIMAGVGVLASSLLLGSGIYFDWFNLGVGNKKEPVVTEVESINEAMNLIEEKSVYNTKKESLVEGALRGMADAIKDPYSTYYSKEEAEQHRQMLAEERVGIGIELTENNGKFIVVSPVRSSPAEKAGMRSLDEIVQVDGVRVDGKKMSELMQLIQGEKGTKVTIVVYRPSEDKHIKMTMERAAISNKTVSSEVIKVEDTSIGYVEISIFGEKTANEWVTETSKLLRKDIEGLVIDVRDNPGGYLHSVAALLSTVLENGKVFAYMQNAEGAMEPLKTEAKSFDEKYLQAMYKIPIVILQNEGSASASEVLGGALKGWGRASIVGVKSFGKGTVQESWALSNGGELKLSTNKWLTPKREWIHGQGIEANLVIEQNELFAFQMHPLSGKFKVGDMSEEISYTQNALKKLGYKIDRLDGYLDEKTEEAVMQYRDEKKLKQAEDNIYLDSTFFNSLNDTLKQYKMDRQNDLQFQMATSFLLHNIEQ is encoded by the coding sequence TTGCGTAAAATAATGGCTGGTGTCGGAGTACTAGCTAGTAGCTTATTGCTAGGTAGTGGAATTTATTTTGACTGGTTTAATTTAGGTGTAGGGAATAAAAAGGAGCCAGTCGTCACAGAGGTTGAATCAATCAATGAAGCTATGAACTTGATTGAGGAGAAATCTGTATATAATACGAAAAAGGAATCATTGGTGGAGGGGGCACTGCGAGGTATGGCAGATGCGATTAAGGACCCTTATAGTACCTATTATTCAAAGGAGGAGGCAGAGCAGCATCGACAAATGTTAGCTGAAGAAAGAGTGGGCATTGGTATTGAGCTAACTGAAAATAATGGCAAATTTATTGTTGTATCTCCTGTTCGTTCATCCCCAGCGGAGAAGGCAGGCATGCGCTCTCTCGACGAAATTGTACAAGTAGATGGAGTTCGAGTAGATGGGAAAAAGATGAGTGAGTTAATGCAATTAATTCAAGGGGAAAAAGGCACGAAAGTTACCATTGTCGTTTATCGCCCCAGTGAGGATAAGCATATAAAAATGACAATGGAGCGAGCTGCAATATCGAATAAAACGGTATCAAGTGAAGTAATCAAGGTGGAAGATACGTCAATCGGCTATGTGGAAATCTCAATCTTCGGTGAAAAAACGGCAAATGAATGGGTTACTGAAACGAGTAAATTACTGAGAAAAGATATTGAGGGACTTGTCATTGATGTACGGGATAATCCAGGTGGGTATTTACATAGCGTCGCAGCGCTACTGAGCACGGTATTAGAAAATGGCAAAGTATTTGCGTATATGCAAAATGCTGAAGGTGCTATGGAACCATTAAAAACAGAAGCAAAAAGCTTTGACGAGAAATATTTACAAGCGATGTATAAAATTCCGATTGTAATTTTACAAAATGAAGGCAGTGCATCGGCTAGCGAGGTACTTGGTGGTGCCTTAAAAGGATGGGGGCGTGCATCCATCGTTGGTGTTAAGAGCTTTGGTAAAGGAACTGTACAGGAATCTTGGGCTTTATCAAATGGTGGAGAACTAAAACTATCCACAAATAAATGGCTGACACCTAAACGTGAATGGATTCATGGGCAAGGAATAGAGGCAAATTTAGTGATTGAACAAAACGAATTATTCGCCTTCCAAATGCATCCATTATCAGGCAAGTTTAAAGTCGGGGATATGAGTGAGGAAATCTCATATACGCAGAATGCTTTAAAAAAGCTAGGTTATAAAATTGATCGCCTAGATGGTTATCTGGATGAAAAGACAGAGGAAGCGGTTATGCAGTACCGAGATGAGAAAAAATTAAAGCAGGCAGAAGATAATATTTATCTAGATTCAACATTCTTTAATAGCTTAAATGATACTTTAAAGCAGTATAAAATGGATCGCCAAAATGATTTACAATTCCAAATGGCGACAAGCTTTTTATTGCACAATATAGAACAGTAG
- a CDS encoding PDZ domain-containing protein has product MVSDILIEVVTAIGRFLLNPLLYIAIIFAIFLGYRRVKQERKFFNRRIVWGWTELVGQWKHGWLCALIISLLSVGAGLTVPKAFLLWLIAISVLALFLFFINALSPIYTMGLAAFAIWGMFHYHWTFSWWKISVEGVNLLEGSIVTITILAGLCVIAEGILIRRTAIKVTTPCVEKTKRGMQAIVYRTRNVWILPIFFVMPGEIIPSALPYWPQFTLGDNQFALVLFPIVIGFSKLARKELPALKLPKIGRSVLILGQLILIGGLAAYLEPLIGFITLAVGVVIRVIISIYYAMQDKTDIYAVSQSTKGAIIAAVLPDSPAEKMGLLVGECIRKVNGRPIFTEAELYEALQLNAAHCRLEVLDRNNEIRLTQHVIYSNDHYRIGLLLAEQRDI; this is encoded by the coding sequence ATGGTTAGTGATATTTTAATTGAAGTTGTAACAGCGATTGGCCGCTTTTTACTCAATCCATTACTTTATATTGCAATTATTTTTGCAATTTTTTTAGGGTATCGTCGCGTAAAGCAGGAACGTAAATTTTTTAATAGACGCATTGTTTGGGGATGGACAGAACTAGTTGGGCAATGGAAGCATGGTTGGCTTTGCGCCCTTATTATTTCACTATTAAGTGTTGGTGCTGGTTTAACAGTACCTAAAGCTTTTTTATTATGGCTGATAGCTATTTCGGTTTTGGCACTATTCCTATTTTTTATAAACGCACTTTCTCCTATTTATACGATGGGACTTGCTGCTTTCGCCATATGGGGAATGTTTCATTACCATTGGACTTTTTCATGGTGGAAAATATCAGTGGAAGGTGTAAATTTATTAGAAGGTTCTATCGTAACCATTACCATTTTAGCAGGCCTATGTGTGATTGCTGAGGGTATATTAATTCGTCGAACAGCCATTAAGGTAACAACGCCCTGTGTTGAAAAAACGAAGCGTGGGATGCAGGCTATTGTATATCGTACAAGAAATGTTTGGATATTACCAATTTTCTTTGTAATGCCTGGAGAAATTATTCCATCAGCATTGCCCTATTGGCCACAATTTACATTAGGTGACAATCAATTTGCACTTGTCCTATTTCCGATAGTCATAGGATTTTCAAAGCTTGCGAGAAAAGAGTTACCGGCCTTGAAGTTGCCTAAAATAGGGAGATCAGTGCTTATACTAGGACAGCTTATTTTAATCGGTGGGTTAGCAGCATACTTGGAGCCATTAATCGGTTTTATAACCTTAGCAGTAGGTGTGGTAATTCGTGTCATTATTTCCATCTATTATGCGATGCAAGATAAAACTGATATTTATGCAGTTTCACAAAGTACAAAAGGGGCCATAATCGCAGCAGTATTACCGGATTCGCCTGCTGAAAAAATGGGTCTACTTGTAGGAGAGTGTATTCGTAAAGTAAATGGACGCCCTATTTTTACTGAAGCTGAATTATATGAAGCTTTACAATTAAACGCAGCGCATTGTCGTCTAGAGGTTTTAGACCGTAATAATGAAATACGCCTAACACAGCATGTAATCTATAGCAATGATCATTACCGAATCGGATTATTGCTAGCTGAGCAGAGGGATATCTAA
- a CDS encoding DUF2198 family protein, whose amino-acid sequence MDVFGKMVLALFVPALLVLLFTRITFNRYVALILAIALIAASVYAGYTSPPIIFVIDAFSLTVGFWLASKMKHKKDFNP is encoded by the coding sequence ATGGATGTTTTCGGGAAAATGGTGTTAGCGTTATTTGTACCTGCATTACTAGTATTATTGTTTACTAGGATTACGTTTAATCGCTATGTTGCTTTGATTCTAGCGATTGCCCTTATTGCGGCATCTGTCTATGCAGGGTATACTTCTCCACCTATTATCTTTGTGATTGATGCATTTTCGTTAACTGTAGGTTTTTGGTTAGCCAGTAAAATGAAGCATAAAAAAGATTTCAATCCTTAG
- a CDS encoding AzlD domain-containing protein, whose protein sequence is MTTTAYMVWLIIGCALVTWLPRVIPFIFVRNVKLPEIVLKWLSFIPVCILSALVIENLLDTDSGKVVTLNWPVFLTFVPTLIIALLTKSLSITVVAGVIIMAAVRYFM, encoded by the coding sequence ATGACAACAACTGCTTATATGGTATGGCTAATCATTGGCTGTGCACTAGTAACTTGGTTACCACGTGTTATTCCATTTATTTTTGTTCGCAATGTTAAACTTCCAGAAATTGTCCTAAAATGGCTAAGCTTTATTCCTGTTTGTATTTTGAGTGCTCTTGTTATTGAAAACTTATTGGATACTGACAGTGGGAAAGTTGTTACATTGAATTGGCCAGTATTTCTTACATTTGTGCCAACTTTAATCATTGCACTTCTTACAAAAAGCTTATCTATTACAGTTGTTGCAGGCGTCATTATTATGGCAGCCGTACGATATTTCATGTAA
- a CDS encoding AzlC family ABC transporter permease yields MTSTTELRNEATHSPNDSFIQGIKDCIPTLLGYISIGLAFGVVGSASGLSVLEIALLTILIYAGSAQFIFCALLLTNSPASAIIVTIFVVNLRHLLMSLTIAPHFTRYSMLRNVGFGTLLTDETFGVAVTKQMQTGKLYGKWMDGLNITAYLFWILSCVAGAFLGQWVANPEKWGLDFALIAMFVALLVLQLSSVGKNKIMHYLMLIGYMIVIMYGLSYLVPSHVAVLLATVIVATIGVVTDK; encoded by the coding sequence ATGACAAGTACAACAGAGCTTCGAAATGAAGCTACTCACTCACCAAATGACAGCTTTATACAGGGCATAAAAGATTGTATCCCGACATTACTCGGTTATATAAGTATAGGACTTGCTTTCGGTGTTGTAGGTTCCGCATCTGGCTTATCAGTACTCGAAATTGCACTTTTAACTATTTTGATTTATGCAGGCTCGGCCCAATTCATCTTTTGCGCACTCCTTTTAACAAATAGCCCTGCTTCTGCTATCATTGTAACCATTTTTGTCGTAAATTTACGTCATTTATTAATGAGTTTAACAATAGCTCCACATTTTACACGCTATTCCATGCTCAGAAATGTTGGATTTGGTACATTGCTAACAGATGAAACTTTTGGTGTAGCCGTAACAAAGCAAATGCAGACTGGCAAGTTGTATGGAAAATGGATGGATGGGTTAAATATCACCGCCTATTTGTTCTGGATTCTCTCCTGTGTTGCTGGCGCATTTTTAGGCCAATGGGTGGCAAATCCAGAGAAATGGGGTTTAGATTTTGCCTTAATAGCGATGTTTGTTGCATTGCTTGTCCTTCAGCTTAGCAGTGTTGGGAAAAATAAAATCATGCATTACCTTATGTTAATTGGCTATATGATTGTTATCATGTACGGTCTATCTTATCTTGTACCTTCACACGTGGCTGTTCTTCTTGCAACAGTTATTGTAGCGACAATTGGGGTGGTGACAGATAAATGA
- a CDS encoding helix-turn-helix domain-containing protein — protein MEQMSRNLAFQLKKIRQQRHLSLDEVSKATGVSKAQLAQIEKGEANPTVSTIWKIAAGMRISFSSLLQPPTAHFMKYSSDDAPHVDEDEGRYRVYSIIPYNPERGWEFYKIEMEPGALSRSEAHTEGVEETVIVIQGQAVISAGDMHELIKEGDTLVFSGHQPHEYKNTSETLTILHLILQYK, from the coding sequence GTGGAACAAATGAGCCGAAATTTAGCATTTCAATTAAAGAAGATTCGACAGCAACGTCATTTAAGCTTAGACGAAGTTTCTAAAGCTACAGGTGTAAGTAAGGCGCAACTTGCACAGATTGAAAAGGGAGAAGCCAATCCAACTGTATCAACCATTTGGAAAATTGCTGCGGGGATGCGCATTTCCTTTTCCTCTTTATTACAGCCACCAACAGCTCATTTCATGAAATATAGCAGTGATGATGCACCTCATGTAGATGAAGATGAGGGGCGCTATCGAGTTTATTCGATTATTCCTTATAATCCGGAGCGTGGCTGGGAGTTTTACAAGATCGAAATGGAGCCTGGTGCATTAAGTAGGAGTGAAGCACATACAGAAGGGGTAGAAGAAACTGTAATTGTTATACAAGGACAAGCTGTTATTTCTGCTGGCGATATGCATGAATTAATTAAGGAAGGGGATACATTGGTATTCTCAGGTCATCAGCCCCATGAATATAAAAATACTTCGGAAACGTTAACGATTTTACATTTAATTTTGCAGTATAAATAG
- a CDS encoding TVP38/TMEM64 family protein: MNEWFTVENIEHVAAQYRTLGPVIGLLLPFIEAFLPFLPLVVFVVANASAFGLWFGFLLSWLGSVAGSYAVFLLVRHFGKHPKLQFVTGSSKVKKLIKWVDMNGISPLFVLLCFPFTPSVIVNIVAGLSHIHKKYYLVVLLAGKFVMILGMSVLGYDLKSLLTSPVRLIIAAIAIVLLWWIGKLIEKRLNARVERDLKQVRKLTKHH; encoded by the coding sequence TTGAATGAATGGTTTACTGTAGAAAATATTGAACATGTAGCAGCACAGTATCGGACGCTTGGCCCAGTCATTGGATTGCTATTACCTTTTATAGAAGCATTTTTACCGTTTTTACCTTTAGTTGTCTTCGTTGTGGCCAATGCTAGCGCGTTTGGTTTATGGTTTGGTTTCTTATTATCATGGTTAGGCTCTGTAGCAGGGTCATATGCAGTATTTTTACTTGTACGACATTTTGGCAAGCACCCGAAGCTACAATTTGTAACAGGGAGTAGTAAGGTCAAGAAGCTAATAAAATGGGTTGATATGAATGGAATTAGCCCACTGTTTGTGTTACTTTGTTTTCCTTTTACACCTTCTGTAATTGTCAACATAGTAGCTGGACTCTCCCATATTCATAAAAAATATTATTTAGTGGTGTTATTGGCAGGTAAGTTCGTTATGATTTTAGGAATGAGCGTACTTGGTTATGATTTAAAATCGTTACTAACAAGCCCTGTAAGACTAATTATTGCAGCAATTGCCATTGTCCTACTTTGGTGGATCGGTAAGCTTATAGAGAAAAGATTAAACGCACGTGTGGAGAGAGATCTAAAGCAGGTGCGAAAATTGACGAAACATCATTAA